The Chionomys nivalis chromosome 4, mChiNiv1.1, whole genome shotgun sequence genome contains the following window.
TGGGTGTTCTTTTTCAGATCAAACTTGATTCCAACTAAAAATTTAAACCCAAAACTCCTTAGTGTATCTATTAGCATGAGGGCAGGATATCGTCTGTTAGTAatttaattagggaaagaaaattttgctatttaagaatttaattgcggggctggagagatggctcagaggttaagagcactggctgctcttccagaggtcctgagttcaattcccagcaaccacatggtggctcacaaccatctgtaatgagatctggcgccctcttctggcgtgcgggccatacattgaggcagaatgttgtatacataataattaaataaatctttaaaaaaaaaaaagaatttaattggcCCCCATCTCTAACACAGAGGGTATCTTCAGTTGATAACcacatgcaaatgaaaatttagttctCTCCACAGagctcactggggaaacaaactgcTCGTAAGGGTGGGCTGCATGCCCAGGGGTAGTGGCCAGCCAGGAACAAAACTGTCCCAAAATGTCATGTGTGGGCTTTTAGAAAAattatctcattttaaaattttatttatgttttttcctctctctttttaattctcAAGTTCTTTCATATATATTGTGTCTTCTAGTTTGTGTTATTAcgggattcctgagtgtgagaaTGAGTGACTCTgaatctgtttcttgtgccttctcttgggctcttccttctgtttgtttgttttgtccttgtGGTGGCTTGGAAGAGAACGGCCCCCAGGCTCacagggaggggcactattaggagttgGTCGGTGTtattgcaggaagtgtgtcattgggggcgggctttgaggtcttagatgctaaagccaggcccagtgtggcTCACTCTGCtctcctgttgtctgtggatTCGGATTTAGAACtcttagccacctctccagcaccatgtctgcctgtgtgccaccatgcttgccaCCATGAccgtaatggactaaacctctgaacagtATGCCAGcccccaattagatgttttccttcacCAGAGTTGCCCTGGttatggcatctcttcacagcagtagaaacctaactaagCAGCCTATTCCAACGtgtagttttgttttatctttttattccttagaaacttgtttgttttcctttttttttttttttttttttttttgtttgttttttttttttttttgtttttcgagacagggtttctctgtgattttggagcctgtcctggaactagctcttgtagaccaggctggtctcgaactcacagagatccacctgcctctgcctcccgagtgctgggattaaaggcgtgcgccaccaccgcccggcctccttttttttttttttttaagatttatttattatgtgtacagtgttttaCCTGCAGGCCAGATAgtacaccagatctcattacagatggttgtgaaccacatgtggttgctgggaattgaactcaggacctctggatgagcagcctgTGCTATATAACCAATAAGCTGTCTCCAGCCccgcctatttgttttctaatgagagtcaGAAAAGAGGTGGATCTGACTgcgaggggaggtggggaggagctgggaatAGAGGGAGAGGAGACCATAATCAGTATGTGCTGTTgagaaaaaaaagctattttttctctctcccttccaccttccttccttcctttttttttttttttttttttttttgagataaggtttctctgtacatccctggctgtcctggaactcactctgtagaccagactggcctcagactaatagagattcgcctgcttctgcctcccaagtgctgggattaaaggtgtgtaccactacctcCTGCTagtaattttcaataaaaggaaaaaaaataacaccaaaaaagaatttaactgagtaaaaaaaatgcatttgtgtGCACGCATAGAAGCATATGTGAGCATTTCACTAAGGAAAGCACATTTGAGGGAAGGTGAGGCTGGGAGGGGCTGTAGGGGTGGCAGGGGGAGTGGAGAGGCACCTGTGCTGAGAAACAGTATGTCTATGTAGAAGCAGAAGAGATGAagggctgggcctggtggcagaAGCCTGAATGTCCAGACAAGAAATTCAGACAGTTCTAGCATGTGAACCCTCAATTAGAACCATCAACCATCAATTCCAATTGAGCATTTGTGGTCCAGTGGTGTCTTTTAATGCTGTTTggaaggggacacacacacattgagcAGCCTTTGAGAGAAGCCTGTTCCTCTGAAGGAACAGTGTGAACCTTGAGCTCCGTCTCCAACGGGTGCTTGACGATTCTGGATCACATGGCCGTGTAAGGCTTGCTACTTGTTTTCAGCCGTACACACTCTGCCTTGGGAACGTGGGGTACTTGGGTCTGCAGTACAGGCACTGGCGCATGTATGCGCTCAAACTTTGGAGAGGTGCAGCAAATGAGCTGGCATCTAGGGACGGCCTTAGATGAGGCCTCGTGTAAGGACCTTTCACCCTGCTGTCGTTCTGTCCCCACTACAGCCCTTAGCAAAATGAGGCTTTGTTCCTTTCCACACAAGGAACTGAGGATTATAGGGAGGCAAACCAGGCCTCACCGGTTGAGATTTATGGGGGAGACGCAGACCTGGATCTCTCTGCACACTTGATGCTCACTCAGCGGCTTCCTTGGAGGCTCTCACAGTGGCACAGGGGCGGCCGAGCGCCTGCTGCAGAGCTAAGTCCATCAGCAGTGGAAGCTGCTGTGGGCGGAGGCCAGGAGTATCTGCTAGCATGCAGAAATAACAAAATGGGCCATGAGGGTTCCTTACAGCCAGGCAGAAATGTCCACTAGAATCTGGGGGAGTGGATCACAGCACCCTGGACCTTGAGTCCGGGTGAGCCTCAGGGAGGTTGGTAGCAGTGATGTTATCAGAAGTGAACCATCTGACAGCTCGAATCAGAGTCATCCTTAGCAGAGCCGAGCTGGCCATGTGCTTTCTCTGAGGTAGGTGTCCGTTACAAGAGAGCCTGAGTCCAGATGAGTGGACCATACCTGAGGATTTGGGCAGGAACATTGTAAATGACCTGATGCGAGGTGGAGCGTGAGCAGTGTCTTAACAGTCTGCCCTTCCCTGCTGGCCGCAACCCAGATTTCTGCCAGTTCCTTCTAGGGAGGAAGGAAATCAGAAATCTGTTCCTGGAACTCCAGGGAAAGTTTGGTCATTTACGTGTCTGCCCCCTGCCTGGGGCAGTGTTCCTTAAGTGGAGGCTCTATTTAGTTTGAGCTGCCTTACCAGCAGGTGTCTTCTGGCTTTGCCGTGACACAGGGCACCAACATTTCTGTGACTTCACTTCCCTTGTCTCCTTGTGTGTTCTTCCTGTCCTAGGTAGGGATTGAGTCCGTTTTCCAGACtaccatgtttctttctttcatgtgatTGGCATCTTAAGGGCGTGGTCTCTTGATGTGTTGTGGTAGTTTTATTTTTGGTCTGAcgtcttcctttcttgttttcttgggaATGGTGTCAGGAAATACATTTATCTTAAGAACTTTACTCAAGACACAGCAACTCTGTGACAGTACAGACAGCAGACTGAGCCTGTGTTGTTTCTTGCCAATTTCTTCTGGAACTGGGAGGTTCTTTGTGGTTATGACAGGGTTAGGTTGTTATTTCTGTGTCTTAGAAGGAGGAAGCAAGCTCCAGGCAGTAGATAGGAAATAACCAACTTAGATGTGAGCCCATCTTACAGCTGTTCTCTGTGTTGTATTTTCCGGTCGCTTCCAGCTGGTTGGTTTCCAGGTTTTGTTGGCCCTGACAAGAGTCCAGGGTCTCTGAGCGGTCTGATAGCAGCGGTGGTCTCTTCTGTAAAGCATTTTTATGCCAAATCTTCTGTGAAAAGGTTTGTTGCTGCTGATGTACCGATATTATATTCGAAGCTTGGTTCATGTTAAGCCATACAGACAGAAATCCTTTGTCCGCAGCCACTTGTGTTGAGCTTGACTTCTCCTTCTGAAACCTGCTGTTGACCTTTAACCGTCTGATATTGCTGGAGCCCATGTTTTCCACTGTCCCTCTGCAAAAACTGTTGTTTGAATCACATTctctataaaaaatattttttataggtCTTGGGGATTTTGAAAttgtttgtcattgttttgagcagggtcccatgtagcccaggctgtccttgaacccctgatcctcctcctTCTACCTCTCTAGGTTCTGGGATTTTAATTTTGCACCATCataccctcctcctcttcctcttcctcctctctgtctttgGATACAGGGCCTCACTGTATAACCCTGGATGGCCCCGAACTCACACTCACAGAAACCCCCTGcttttgcttcctgtgtgctgggattaaaggcatgtgctttggttttgctttttaagttaACATGTCAGTCTGTCGTCATACTGCTCTACGAGGGCATTTGGGGGTTGTTGGTGTTGTTTGTACAGGAAGAGAGGAACCGGGTTACGGCAAAGTGGAACCCAAGGAGCTGTCTAGTTGGCAGAACCTTGTGCATTCTAGGAACATTTTCTCAAAGTAAGAAACTTACGTGTATTGCCGAGTTACCTATAAGGAAGAAAACCCTAATTTACTTTACTTACTTACTtgcctacttatttatttagagatggggtttctctgtgtagtcctggctgtcctggaactcactctgtaggccaggctgacctcaaactcagagatctacctacctctgcctcctgggtgctgggattttaaaAGCGTGCAACAACACTACGCGGCTATAAATCTTGGAAGAAACAGTAGGTTTTTGAATTTCCAAACAGGCATGGCCTCTTTCAGATGTGCTGAGAACAAAGTAGACTGACTTGGACAAGATAACaagttgctttcattttctttttctttttggttttccaagacagggtttctctgtagctttggagtctgtcagtagttgttttctttttttttttgttttgttttgttgttgttgtttttttttttttttgagacagagtttctctgtgtaacagccctggctgtcttggaactaattcttgtagaccaggctggcctcagactcacagagatccagctacGTCTACCTGCctcccttagtgctgggattaaaggcgtgcgccactgccgccCTGATTTCAGTTTCTGCTGGTAGGGAAGGCCATGACTAGAAGAGTCACATGTTATGGCTCTGACCATGACCAGTGTCAGGATTGAGATGGATCTGAGTGATTGGGAGTGCCCTCAAGACTGCAGCATCGGAGGTTTTTTAGCTTGTGTGCGTTTGGGAGATCCCAGAACTATAGAAATGGCACGTTTCCATGCAGTGAGACCATGAAATGTAAAATGTCAAACGTTTATGCCTTTTGCTGGTATGTAAGGAACTCAGTTAAAAGTTCTGGTTGGCAACCAATGTACATGGctagtaaaatattttagaaagtagCCATTTGTCTGTGGACAGGAGCCGTTGAGGTGGAAATTGTGAAGTGGATATGTAGAAGGCTCTCCAAGGAGCTGGAGGTTTTTGTGCTGTGTTGCAGTGACATGGAAATCCCACCAGGTGGCAGCAGTAATTTGCTTACCACCTGTGTCCCTAGCCACCATACATAGCATTTGAAGCTCATTTCAATTTATACCCCTTTGAGAATATGGCTCCATAGTCACTATGCCCTTAGTTCTGGCCTCCAAGCCCCCTTATCGTCATTATCCGCCATCTTTTACCATCTGGCCACGTTCTGCCTGTAGGGTGATCTGTGGGCATTGGCTCCCCTTCAGGAGTTGCTGGtgcccctcccttttccttttaaaaggagatacatagtccaggctggcctagagttcCCTAAGTGAgcagccaagggtgaccttgaacttctcatcctcttgCTTTcacctgaatgctaggattagaggGTCTCGGCCAGTTTCAGGACCCCCAACATCGTTAGGGGATGCTACTGGGGATGTGGGATCCTGGTGTGAAAATGCAGTAGCTTTCCAAGCTCGCTTGTCTAGTGGCACAATTCACTCTTGGGAGTAAGAAATCTGAACCTATGGACCGCGTGGTTTCATAAACCTCACTCCTACTGAGTCCCCCACCACTTTCAGAATGTTCACAGACGGTTGTGTGTGGAGTTCCTGTGGCTCGGTCTTCCCGGAAGTCCTGCTGTTGGTTGTGGCCGTGTGTGACAGACAGTAGATGGCCGTGGAGTTGTGGGCTGTGTGCGATGTGAATAGGAGTTTGTAAAAATCAGAGAAGAACCCTTTTTTGGCTCTGATCTCACTGTCTTATTTGAGCTTCTGACAGGGAACCTGCAGCTAGAACTGCCTGATCGGGGGAGATACGGCCGAAGGAGGCCCTGGAAGGCACACTGCAGGCAGGCACACTGCAGGCAGGCACACTGCAGGCAGGCACACTGCAGGCAGGCACACTGCAGGCAGGCACACTGCAGGCAGGCACACTGCAGGCAGGCCCGTTTGGCTCGTGTCATTTTATCGGGGACCATTAAGTAAATGGACATTCAGCTTTTGTTTTTTAGGCAACAGATGAGGCTTTTAAGCATACTGGGAGGACATTTGAAGAGGTTCATAATGTTATTTCATTAGTACGGCCAACCTACACAGCCAACGTGTTTTCTCTGCTTGGCCTTCCTCATCGTGTCTGATTTGACGACAGCATAAATTACAAGTTCAATGTCTGGTAGTCCAAGAACATTTGAAACTAAGCAAAAGCAGTTGCATGTGCTTACTGTGAAAAGGTGAGCTGCGATCGAAGTGATCTAGAAAGTTCTGTTGACATGGCAACTGCTGGTGTGTTTGCTAAGCCAGGACCATTTTTATTATGAGAGCTGAGACTCTGAAGCCAGCAAGCAGCTTTGGCTTCTCCTGTGTAGAGGGCCAAAAACTCTGAATTggagataaagagaaaataacaGCGTTTTCCCCTGAAAACTTAGTGATTCCCCTTGGTgcccttcctcctctgtcctgCTCTTTGGGGTAGCATTACTTTAAAGACTCGTTGGAACTGGCCTGCTCGGTACCTGTCTTTGTTTGAATCTCTTCGTTTTCCTTAGCATTTGGACTCTGCATTGGGGTCCACTGAGGCTGCTCACAAGAGGTTTTATGGTAATGCACCTAAGACGTGGGAACAAAAACCTTGGGAACTGTTGGCACAAGTCAGTGCCActaattgggctgctttgttttCAGGTGATCGGTGAGGACAACGTGGCAGTTCCTTCACACCTTTACAAGGTGATTCTGGCTCGCAGAAGCCCGGAATCTACGGAACCGCTGGCACTAGGGGCCTTTGTGGTGCCAAATACAGCTATTGGGTTCCAGTCCCAGTTAACTGAGTTCCAGGTGAGCCTGCAGGACTTAGAGAAGATGTCAGGTCTGGTGTTTTTCCCCCATTTGGACAGAACCACCAACATCCGGAACATTTGCTCTGTGGACACCTGTAAGCTCTTGGGTTTCCAGGAGTTCACTCTGTACCTAAGTACAAGGAAGATCGACGGGGCCCGTTCTGTGGCCAGACTGGAGAAGGTCCTGGAAACTCTGAAGAACTCGGGGGTCGAACCTGACGATTACTTTCTGAGTCGCTATGAGAAGAAGCTAGAGGAACTGAAGGCTAAGGAGCAGGTGGATCCCCAGCGGGAAAACCTGTCCTAGTGTCcgggtgtgtgctgagtgccTGTAATGAGTGGACAGGCGTTCCCTCTCCAGGCAGTCGTATTTTAGCAgacttattttaaagaaatgatggAATCCTGACTAAACATCCCTCCAAAGACTTATGAGCTCAAAACTCAGGGTTTTCTTTCCCTAGGATCTGAGTTGGTGGAGGTGGCTTTTAGAATTCCTCTCCTATCCTGTCCAAATACACTGATGATGTACTTTTTGCTTCTCCTCCCACGATCCTgatgtccttctgtctgtctgtcgaaACCTTTCCTAGTGTGCTCTGTAGGCAGTGCTTTGCTTGCGTTGTCTGACTGAGCCTCTGTGCAGAATCCTCTGTTCCATTCTACATGTGGGGAAGTTGAGGCGTAGAGAACTGTATCTTCCCTGTTGGTATTCTACAGAAGTGCTCTCCGAGCTCAGACAAGGTCGGATGGAGTTTGACTCAAGTATATCCCTATGTGTAGACGGAGGCTGCTTGTctgtttcccagccgcccagcccCGAAATCACGCAGAAACTATTAATCGCAGTACTTCTTGGCCAATAGcataagcgtatttctagctagctcttacatcttaaattaacccatttctattattttatattttacctcgaggctgtggtttaccggaCCGGTGTGCGGGTGTCTTTCTCCTCccgtagctacatggcatctctctgagtccgccttctttcctcctctatctgcttggaattcccgccttgccCTATTTAgcgctgcaataggcccaaagcagcttctttattaaccagtggtattcacagcatgcggaggggaatcctacatcacctgTGTCCATGGGAAATTCCTGGGCTGAGGCTCTGCTTGCTGAGAAGGCTCTGTCTCTGCTGTCTCCTCAGGCAGGGACACTTTAATACCcgagctgggaagaagagagcaaAGATGGAGATGGTTTGTGGGTTTAACCAGAGCCTGCGATTCCCTCCAGGGATCCCATGGGGCCAGATAGGCTTGTTTCTTCCTTCACTCGGCGCATTTCAGAGGAGCCCAAGAAAGGTGTGTGCTGAGTCACCAGGTGCCTATGATCCTGCTGTCTGCCAGGCCAGCACACCATAGGAGGTAGATCCTGGGCCACTCCTGTGGGAGGGGGCAGCTGTCGTGGGTTACAGTCTTGAGCTGTCCTAGGTGTAGATAGTCCAGTGGCTTCCAGGGGAAGGACGTGTCTGGTTCTGTCACTCGGCTGTCGTGTTCCGAGCAGTGGAACCAGGGAGATCTTTGAGGTGTTGTTTGCCTCTGATAGAAATGCTCCGGATTCACAATAAAGTTAAGACAttgggggctggagtgatggttcagtggttaagagcattgcctgctcttccaaaggtcctgagttcaattcccaggaaccacatggtggctcacaaccatctgtaaagaggtctggcgccctcttctggccttcaggcatacacacagacagaatattgtaaagtTAAGACATTGGTTGACCCTGTTCTGTTCCTTCATTTGAGTAGAAAGGAAAAGTTGGGTAGGGCACTTTAGCTGATTAATGCCATTCTGTTTTAATCGTACTGTTCCCCATTAGCTTGTGCCAGGCCTTTAAAggataaaaagcaaaaatgtcaCTGTGACCAAAAAAATCTGTTAGTTTGTCTCCTCAGAAGAGAGGTGATGGTGGGGCCTGGGTGTTTCTCCAGGAGCCCCAGGGGTGGGCACTCAATGGGCTGCGTCCTGGGTCCCTGCTTGAATCCATGCAGCTGAGCCTCTCTCTGTTCTGCTTGCTGGCACGACTTGCTGGTGGTCTTGGGTCGCTTCCCtcactcctgcctctccttctggATGGTGAAGAATCTTGACTATATCAGTATTTATTTCCTATGAAGTATTTCCTGGTTATTATGAAAAATAGAGATAAAATTGTAACATCACGGTGTGCCAGGtctcattctttttccttttgaaccTTTTTATGACTGTTTTCCCATATGCATCTGTGCCCGCAGCATGAGCACCTGTTGCCCACAGTggtcagaagaggtcactggaCCCCCTGGAATGGACTTCCAGAGCCACCGTGtcaatgctgggaactgaactggggtcctctgcaggagcagccaatGCTCCTTAGCACTGACCTCACTTTTTATGTGTACAACAGCGGGGCTTGAGCTGTGTTTCATTAAGGGCCCAAAACAAGGGTTAGAACTCCCCTTTGGATCAGGTCATTGTGGCCCTCAGTGTAGCAGTCAGTTTTTCTGGATTCCGTTGCAGTAGATTCCTGGGCTTACTTGAGTCAGAGACATAACCGGTCAAACTTGAGCGTGTTAGTTTAGCATTTGTTACCTTAGTGGGTTCCCTCGGGTTCTCAGGTTGAGCCTGAGCCGCTGCCCTGTGTACCCTTCCAGCTCCTGGTCTGAAGGATTGTGCAGACTGGGAGGGCTCTGCTAAGGGAGGAGATTTAATCCTTAGTCTTTCTCAGTTTCCTGTGACATCTTCAAGCTCTGGTCTCCGGATTGAGACTGCTTGGCCAAAGCTAAGTTACTAAGGTTAGGGAGAGGAAAGCTAGACCCTGAGCTACACGCTGTCTGCACCTACACCTTAGACAGCGGAACCTCTGTCCTCCTTCCAGGCCTTTGACTAGGGCCCTGCAGGAGAGGCAGCCTGATCCTGAGGGAGTGGCTTCCTGCGGAGCTGTGCTTAGCTTGCAGCCTGACGCTGGGTTGATCCTCTCTGTTGCCATGTCACCTGTGTCCCCGCCTCGTCTCAGAGGGTATCACTGAGCTCACTTCATTTGCCACAGACTTCCTGTTGACAGCCTGTTACGGCGTGGAACCTGACATGTATCCTACCAACATATCCCCAGCCTGTGCGGTTTTGAAGGCTGTCAAGCACTGAGGAGGTGAGGCCTAGTGGCTAGAAGTAGGTCggtagaggcaggctttgaaggTTATACCCTCTTTGATTCTGGCCTTGTCTGCCACCACGTGAACACCCTCCACCTCTCGCTCCTGCCTCGGCAGACAGCCATTCCTGCTGCCG
Protein-coding sequences here:
- the Exog gene encoding nuclease EXOG, mitochondrial isoform X3, whose protein sequence is MAPAGNNKFSSKAMAETFYLSNIVPQDFDNNSGYWNRIEMYCRELTERFEDVWIVSGPLTLPHTSDGKKTVSYQVIGEDNVAVPSHLYKVILARRSPESTEPLALGAFVVPNTAIGFQSQLTEFQVSLQDLEKMSGLVFFPHLDRTTNIRNICSVDTCKLLGFQEFTLYLSTRKIDGARSVARLEKVLETLKNSGVEPDDYFLSRYEKKLEELKAKEQVDPQRENLS